The sequence below is a genomic window from Pleurocapsa sp. PCC 7327.
TCTGAATCGGCTGGAAGTAACTTAATGCCGTATTTTTCTACCAAAGGCAGTACTACCGGACCTCCAGCAATCAGAGTTTCTTTATTGGCAAGCGCGATATCTTTTCCAGCTTCAATAGCGGCGATAGTCGGTAACAATCCAGCACAGCCGACAATTCCCGTCACTACGCTTTCTGAGTCGCCATAACGGGCAACCTCGACAACTCCCTCTTCTCCTGCCAAGAGAATGGGAGAGTAGTCCAGTGAAGCAACAGCATTTTTGAGAGCAGAAAATTTAGTTTTATCGCGAACTGCAACGATTTCCGGTCGAAATTGTCGAATTTGCTCCGAGAGCATCTCGATGTTGCTGCCAGCGGCTAACCCCACGATCTGAAATTGGTTGGGGTATTGCGCCGCAATATCTAGGGTTTGAGTGCCAATAGATCCAGTTGAGCCTAGAACGGTGATTTTTTTCACGATTATTAAATAAATCTTTATTAAAGCAGGGGCTAGATATCACTATAAATTCTCACAACTCATCTGAGAAGACTGGAAGGCTGTTTGTAAAGAAAACATAATTGGCTAAGGCAAGGAGCGCACCAACTGTCCGGGGACGAGGCGATGGGTGCCGCTGAGAATAACGCGATCGCCACTTTGGAGAGTGCCGCGCACCAGGACGCGATCGCTTTCTGTATGTAAGACTTCCACATCTCTTTGTTCGACGAGAAATGCATTCCCGTCTTCCGATTTGACTGGTTCGCTCAAGACGTAGCAAGACCACAATCCGCGCGTCCCTTTGACTAAGGCGGTGATGGGCAGCCAGTATCCAGAGTCGCGAACGATCTCGTCTAACTTTAGTCTAGCTATTTGTCCCGGCGAAACTTCTGTTCCTATCGATTCATCTAAAGTCAGAACTACCGTTAAAGTCCGAGTACTAGCGTCAAGTTCCGGTAAAATTGACGAGACTTTTGCCTGATAGTTTTTTTGTCCGATTTGTAGCTGTTGGTGGCTGCCTGGGGAAATTCGGGCGGCGACGGTTGCGGGAACGCCGATGCGGACTTCTGGCGCTTTATTTTCTACTAAGCGCAGCACTGCCTGTCCGGCAGAGACGACGGTTCCTTCGTCCGCCAGTCGGCGAGAGACTGTAGCACTAAAAGGAGCTTTGAGAATGTTTTTTTGCAACTGAAGTTGAATTCTGGCAATGATGGCATCATATTGTTGGATTAGAGATTGTTGGGCTTCAATCCGTTCGGGGCGCGTCCCAGCCAACAACTCATCTAGCTGGCTTTGCGCTCGCTCTCGGCGGGCTTGCAGGACGGCTTGCTCGTTAAGCGCCTCGTCGCGTTGCTCGCGGGAAATCGCTCCTTCTGTGTAAAGCATTTCTCGCCGCTGACTTTTTTGGCGGGCAAGTTCTAGTTGTTGGCTCAAATCCCGCACCAATGCCCGTGCGGCAGCAATGATTTCGGGGCGGGAACCCGCTTGCATTTCTTTGAGCTGAGCGACAGCTTGGGCACGCCGGGCAAGTAATTCGCGACGGGAGGTTTCTAACCGTTGAGAATCTAGATAAGCCAGAGGGGTTCCAGCCTTGACGTGAGATCCTTCATCGACGACGATGCGAGTTAGCTGCCCCGACAGCTCGAATCCCAGTTCGCTAGTACGGCGAGCTGTAACCGTGCCCGTATAAAAGCGCGATTCTCGATAGGAATTGACTGGCTCGACAGCGATCGCTTTAACGGGGAGTATGCTGCTCGAACGAGGTTGCTTGGGTTCCGGAGCGCGAGCCTCGCGATTTCTCGGAAAAATTGAAGAACCTAGCATCAATAGGATAGCCACGCATCCCAATAAGGCAAATGCGTTAATTTTCTGGTTTTTAGTTAATTTTTCAACTCTAAAAGCCTCCCAAATGTTTTTTCTCTGGTTGAGTGTATGGTGGTTATCGGAGCTTTCTCGCTTGCTGTTTGGAAGAGGGGACGTTGGTTCTGGAATGAATTCTTGATACGATGGAGGATTTAACAATTCAACCGCCGTACCGCCCCGAACGTCGCGCCCCTCAACTTCCAACAACATTTCTGGAGCTGATTTTTGGGGTTGGTGCAGTAACGCTGACTCTGGGAGCGATCGCGCCGCTACTTCTGTTGCAATCGGTACTTGGGTGACAATTTTTTTGAGCAGCCTCGGATCGATCTGGTTATGTCCGCGATCGACAAAACGAATGGTATGGGCTAACTCTGCTGCCTGAGTATTTTTAAGTAAATAGCCCTGTGCCCCTGCTTGCAGGGACTGAACTAAATACGCTTCATCCTCGAAAGCGCTGAGGACGAGAACTTTGGTACGGGGAAAGCGCTCAGAGATAATCTGCGTTGCCGTGATGCCATTCATTTTTGGCATCTCGATATCCATGAGAACAATATCGGGTTCTAGCTTTTCTACCTGCGCGATCGCAGTTTCTCCGTTGTCAGCGCGTCCCACGACTTGAAAATCTTCCTCAGCCTCCAGCCAAGTTTGCAACACTTCGCACAGGAGAGCCTGGTCGTCTACCAGTAAAATCCGTGTCATGCACTCAACCCAAGTAACTACGTAACTACGCTACTACAGCATCGGCTGGAGCGGGAGTAGGAGCTGGAGCCGGAGTGCCGCTGGGATTGAGGAAGTTAGCAAAATCATCTCTAACCGCATTACCTAAAACTCCAGAGACACTGTTGGTCGCACTGGCATCGAAGAGGCTGACAAGCCCAGCTTCAACTCGCCGTGGATCTACCGTACCACCGCCGGGAACCCCTTCACTGGGATTAATGCGATTGTCGCCAGCGGGAAGTTGCTCGCTAGGAGCGATCTGGGGAGCCTGGATGGGCGCTGTACCCGACTCGTCGCCAGCGATTCTCTCCCTTGCAGAGCCAGTCACCCTTTGCAATCTTCCTCGCCTAGCGTCAAGCTGAACGAACCAGGCATCTACCGCTTCAGTATTGGTTCTCCCCAAAGGACCATCGGTAAAACCAGTCACATTTACTCTTCCGGTACTGTTGTCTACACTAACACCTGTCGCGTAGTCGGTTCCTGCGCTTCCGAACTGTTGAATCCACTGGTTGTTGCCTGCCGTGTCGAACCTCGCCACCCAGGCATCATTTTCCCCTCTATTTCTGCCGCGTCCGCTAATCCTATCGTTCGTATATCCGGATATATAGATAGCATCTTGTGCGCTAATGTCCATGTCAGCTAAATAGGAGCCATCATCGCCTGGAGTGCCAAACTGTCGGATCCACGTCGGAGTGCCATCTGCTGGGTTAAATCTGGCAAGCCAGATATCGTAAGCAGGATTGGCTTGGCTACCCGCCTGAAAATTGCCTGTCGTCCATCCAGTCGCGTAGACATTGCCTTGGCTGTCAACGTCAACTCCCCAAGGAAATTCAAGACCTTGATCTTGACTTCCCAATTGTTGAAGCCACTGCACCTGACCGTTGGGATCGAGCTTCGCCAAAAAAACATCGTACTTTGACAGATTTCGAGAGGGATCTGCTTCTCGAACTAAACCCTGAGTCCACCCTACCACGTAGGCATTGCCATTCGCATCGGCGGCAACGTCATAGGCTTCGTCAAAAAAGGGAGATATGTCAAAAGGAAAAGTCGCTCCTGGCGCTCTAACCGCTGGGTTAAACCACTGCTGGTTGCCATTGGTATCGAATCTAGCCACCCAAGTATCATCCTGAACGGCAAATTGTAAGATGTCTTGTCGGTCGTTGTTTTTGATTCCCAATCCCACCGCAGTGACATTTCCCTGTGCGTCTACATCGAGGGCATTTGCACCATTCGCAAAACCGCTAGTTAGATTAGCGCCAAACTGCCGACCCCACAACAGATTGCCATTGGGATCGTACTTGGCTATCCAAGCATCCTGAGACGATTGCAGCGGACCAAACAGATTGCCCTGTGTCGATCCCGCCAGATAGATGTTTCCGGCACTGTCCGTAGCGACATCCAAGACCGCTTCACTCTCGGAAGTTCCGAACTGTCGAATGAATGTCTGGTTACCATTTCTGTCGTACTTGGCTACCCAGAAATCCGATGCACCCACGGGACTGGTTCCACTTTGAATAGTCCCAGTGGTCGTTCCGGTGACGTAGACATTGCCCGCAGGATCGGTAGCCGTATCGAGCCCAAGATCGACGCCAGGACCCCCTAATTGCTCGGCTCTCCTTTGCGCTGGTTTTTTGGGCGGTTGGTTGCCCACGTACTGAAAATAGTTTGCTGTCAGACTTAAATCGACTTCAGGTTTTGAGAGTACGAAGCCGACGAGGTCGGGCACTCCCTGTCTGAGCGAAAAGATCGCCTCGCCAGCAAATGGTTGTTGGATTCCCTCGATCTGCAATCCTTCCAGTTCTAACAAGACATAATCTTGCGCAGAGCCGTTTAGCTGTATCCTGTCCTGAGAGGGATCGAAATCGTATATGAATGCGAACTCATTAGTTCCGAACAGATTCGTAGTAGTTAGGGTATTCGGGTCGCCTAAATAGTAAGCTCCGGTGCTATCTCCGAGAATGTGTCTGTCTCGTCCTACTGAGGGAATATTCCTTTCTAAAATGAGAAAGGGATTCCCCCCTTGCCCGGTATTCTGGATATTAATAATAATTTCAAACTCTGCTGGAGAGTTGTCAAATAGGTCTCCGAAAAGTAAATCTATATTTTGGGATGGAGGAGTTGAGTTGCGCGAAAAGGCATATATGGTATCGTTGCCACGGCGACCGAAAGTTGCTTCCAACCTCTCATCGGGTTCTGCGAAAGCTAAGTCGCTGACAGGCGTGAATAATGAGACAAGTAAGTTTAATTCTTCATCCATCTTATTTAAGTCCTCTTAATTTAATAATTTGGTTTTTTCGAGACTTAAGATTCGGATTGGTTACTACTTTACCGCTGACTCGCGTAAAGGAAAAGTCAAATCGCTGAAATCGTATGCTGCTGGAGCTTCGATCGTTTGAGTCAATTGGTTGGTTATGGGTTGGTTATGAGACTGACAAAAAAGATTTAAGACCTATAATTTTTTCTACAGGAAATATTTAGAAGTCTAGCCCTATAAAGGTAATAAAAAAGATTAGAGCGACAACGGGATTATGCCGCAAGCGAATCATTTTATAATCCTCTCAAACCTTTATCTATTCAGGTCTTTTCTTCTGTACCTATGGAGCATTGTTCTTGAAGGGCAAATATCTTAGAGCTATAGTACCCAAGCTGCTTAAGCGCTTCGAGCGAATCTTTGAGTAGCAGAAATTCTAACCCTCGCCATCGATCGAGCACGCTTAGATAGCAACAGATTCGCTCGTACCAACTCAGTGGAGCCTCCCAGACAGAACTCAAACACTCGTGCGCTATTCGCCAATGTGGAAATAATATCTGTCCCTCATTGGCTGGATCGAACCAGACGGTGTAGGCATGATGATCGGGAAGCCTATCAGTTGGTTGTTTGGAGTTTCCACTCGCATAAATCAATAAATCGGGAGTAAACTGACTCATTGATTGTTGGGCGTGTTTTCTGTAAGAAAATAGGTATTCGGGGATTTCATAAAAGCAACCGAGCAGAGCAAGTTTTAATAACAGAATTTCATCTGCATAGGAGTAATTGCCCATCAGTGGTCTCATTTTGAGAGCACTGGTGCGTATTAGCCCAAAAATTTGAATGTTTAAATGCCGACCGAGCAGCGAATGAAAACGCTCCTGCGGATTCGGCGAATTGGTGTTGAGATTGGCGTGGTAATTTTGCAAAACTTGCCCATCTTTGTCAATGATTTTTGTGTAGGAGTGGCACAAGACCACGTTAGGGTTCTGTTCGAGTATCTCAACGCACTTGAGCAGAAAATCGGGAGCCAGTACGTCATCATGGGCAGCCCACTTAAAGTATTTGCTCGATGACAATTCAAAAACGCGATTGAAGTTCCATGCCGCACCGAGATTCTTTTCGCTGCGGTAGTAGCGGATGCGGGAGTCTTTGGCTACGTAGTCCAGGCAAATCTCTTCAGTTGCGTCGGTTG
It includes:
- a CDS encoding efflux RND transporter periplasmic adaptor subunit; amino-acid sequence: MTRILLVDDQALLCEVLQTWLEAEEDFQVVGRADNGETAIAQVEKLEPDIVLMDIEMPKMNGITATQIISERFPRTKVLVLSAFEDEAYLVQSLQAGAQGYLLKNTQAAELAHTIRFVDRGHNQIDPRLLKKIVTQVPIATEVAARSLPESALLHQPQKSAPEMLLEVEGRDVRGGTAVELLNPPSYQEFIPEPTSPLPNSKRESSDNHHTLNQRKNIWEAFRVEKLTKNQKINAFALLGCVAILLMLGSSIFPRNREARAPEPKQPRSSSILPVKAIAVEPVNSYRESRFYTGTVTARRTSELGFELSGQLTRIVVDEGSHVKAGTPLAYLDSQRLETSRRELLARRAQAVAQLKEMQAGSRPEIIAAARALVRDLSQQLELARQKSQRREMLYTEGAISREQRDEALNEQAVLQARRERAQSQLDELLAGTRPERIEAQQSLIQQYDAIIARIQLQLQKNILKAPFSATVSRRLADEGTVVSAGQAVLRLVENKAPEVRIGVPATVAARISPGSHQQLQIGQKNYQAKVSSILPELDASTRTLTVVLTLDESIGTEVSPGQIARLKLDEIVRDSGYWLPITALVKGTRGLWSCYVLSEPVKSEDGNAFLVEQRDVEVLHTESDRVLVRGTLQSGDRVILSGTHRLVPGQLVRSLP
- a CDS encoding glycosyltransferase — encoded protein: MKNNNPTLSIGLPVYNGARFIAEALDSILAQTFEDFELIISDNASTDATEEICLDYVAKDSRIRYYRSEKNLGAAWNFNRVFELSSSKYFKWAAHDDVLAPDFLLKCVEILEQNPNVVLCHSYTKIIDKDGQVLQNYHANLNTNSPNPQERFHSLLGRHLNIQIFGLIRTSALKMRPLMGNYSYADEILLLKLALLGCFYEIPEYLFSYRKHAQQSMSQFTPDLLIYASGNSKQPTDRLPDHHAYTVWFDPANEGQILFPHWRIAHECLSSVWEAPLSWYERICCYLSVLDRWRGLEFLLLKDSLEALKQLGYYSSKIFALQEQCSIGTEEKT
- a CDS encoding SBBP repeat-containing protein, coding for MDEELNLLVSLFTPVSDLAFAEPDERLEATFGRRGNDTIYAFSRNSTPPSQNIDLLFGDLFDNSPAEFEIIINIQNTGQGGNPFLILERNIPSVGRDRHILGDSTGAYYLGDPNTLTTTNLFGTNEFAFIYDFDPSQDRIQLNGSAQDYVLLELEGLQIEGIQQPFAGEAIFSLRQGVPDLVGFVLSKPEVDLSLTANYFQYVGNQPPKKPAQRRAEQLGGPGVDLGLDTATDPAGNVYVTGTTTGTIQSGTSPVGASDFWVAKYDRNGNQTFIRQFGTSESEAVLDVATDSAGNIYLAGSTQGNLFGPLQSSQDAWIAKYDPNGNLLWGRQFGANLTSGFANGANALDVDAQGNVTAVGLGIKNNDRQDILQFAVQDDTWVARFDTNGNQQWFNPAVRAPGATFPFDISPFFDEAYDVAADANGNAYVVGWTQGLVREADPSRNLSKYDVFLAKLDPNGQVQWLQQLGSQDQGLEFPWGVDVDSQGNVYATGWTTGNFQAGSQANPAYDIWLARFNPADGTPTWIRQFGTPGDDGSYLADMDISAQDAIYISGYTNDRISGRGRNRGENDAWVARFDTAGNNQWIQQFGSAGTDYATGVSVDNSTGRVNVTGFTDGPLGRTNTEAVDAWFVQLDARRGRLQRVTGSARERIAGDESGTAPIQAPQIAPSEQLPAGDNRINPSEGVPGGGTVDPRRVEAGLVSLFDASATNSVSGVLGNAVRDDFANFLNPSGTPAPAPTPAPADAVVA